From one Streptomyces sp. R41 genomic stretch:
- a CDS encoding metal-sulfur cluster assembly factor has product MSENETLTTKPASEEELREALYDVVDPELGIDVVNLGLIYGIHIDDANIATIDMTLTSAACPLTDVIEDQAKSATDGLVNELRINWVWMPPWGPDKITDDGREQLRALGFNV; this is encoded by the coding sequence ATGAGCGAGAACGAGACCTTGACGACGAAGCCGGCCTCGGAGGAAGAACTCCGCGAGGCGCTGTACGACGTCGTCGACCCCGAGCTGGGCATCGACGTCGTCAACCTCGGCCTGATCTACGGCATTCACATCGACGACGCGAACATCGCGACGATCGACATGACGCTGACGTCCGCGGCATGCCCGCTCACCGACGTCATCGAGGACCAGGCCAAGTCCGCCACGGACGGCCTCGTCAACGAGCTGCGCATCAACTGGGTCTGGATGCCGCCGTGGGGCCCGGACAAGATCACGGATGACGGGCGCGAGCAGCTTCGGGCGCTCGGGTTCAACGTCTGA
- a CDS encoding cysteine desulfurase → MTQLPGLLDTEAIRKDFPILDRLVHDGKKLVYLDNAATSQKPRQVLDALNEYYERYNANVHRGVHVLAEEATALYEGARDKVAAFINAPSRDEVIFTKNASESLNLVANMLGWADEPYRVDHETEIVITEMEHHSNIVPWQLLSQRTGAKLKWFGLTDDGRLDLSNIDEIITEKTKIVSFVLVSNILGTVNPVEAIVRRAQEVGALVLIDASQAAPHMPLDVQALQADFVAFTGHKMCGPTGIGVLWGRQELLEDLPPFLGGGEMIETVSMHSSTYAPAPHKFEAGTPPIAQAVGLGAAIDYLSAIGMDKILAHEHALTEYAVKRLAEVPDLRIIGPTTAEDRGAAISFTLGDIHPHDVGQVLDEQGIAVRVGHHCARPVCLRYGIPATTRASFYLYSTPAEIDALVDGLEHVRNFFG, encoded by the coding sequence GTGACGCAGCTGCCGGGCCTCCTCGACACCGAGGCGATCCGCAAGGACTTCCCCATCCTGGACCGCCTGGTCCACGACGGTAAGAAGCTGGTGTACCTGGACAACGCGGCGACCTCGCAGAAGCCGCGCCAGGTGCTGGACGCCCTGAACGAGTACTACGAGCGCTACAACGCCAACGTCCACCGCGGTGTGCATGTGCTCGCCGAGGAGGCCACGGCGCTGTACGAGGGCGCGCGCGACAAGGTCGCCGCGTTCATCAACGCGCCGAGCCGCGACGAGGTGATCTTCACCAAGAACGCCTCGGAGTCGCTCAACCTCGTGGCCAACATGCTCGGCTGGGCCGACGAGCCCTATCGGGTCGACCACGAGACCGAGATCGTCATCACGGAGATGGAGCACCACTCCAACATCGTTCCCTGGCAGCTGCTGTCGCAGCGCACGGGCGCGAAGCTGAAGTGGTTCGGCCTCACCGACGACGGCCGCCTCGACCTCTCGAACATCGACGAGATCATCACGGAGAAGACGAAGATCGTCTCCTTCGTGCTGGTGTCGAACATCCTGGGCACCGTGAACCCGGTCGAGGCGATAGTGCGCCGCGCCCAGGAAGTCGGCGCCCTGGTCCTGATCGACGCCTCGCAGGCGGCGCCCCACATGCCCCTCGACGTCCAGGCTCTGCAGGCCGACTTCGTGGCCTTCACCGGCCACAAGATGTGCGGTCCGACGGGCATCGGCGTCCTCTGGGGCCGTCAGGAGCTCCTCGAGGACCTGCCGCCGTTCCTCGGCGGCGGCGAGATGATCGAGACCGTGTCGATGCACTCGTCGACATACGCTCCCGCGCCGCACAAGTTCGAGGCCGGTACGCCTCCGATCGCGCAGGCGGTCGGCCTGGGCGCGGCGATCGACTACCTGAGCGCGATCGGCATGGACAAGATCCTCGCCCACGAGCACGCGCTCACCGAGTACGCGGTGAAGCGGCTCGCGGAGGTCCCCGACCTGCGGATCATCGGCCCGACCACGGCCGAGGACCGCGGCGCGGCGATCTCGTTCACGCTGGGTGACATCCATCCGCACGACGTGGGCCAGGTTCTCGACGAGCAGGGCATCGCGGTCCGGGTCGGCCACCACTGCGCCCGCCCGGTCTGCCTGCGGTACGGAATTCCTGCGACCACGCGAGCGTCGTTCTATCTGTACTCCACGCCGGCCGAGATCGACGCACTGGTCGACGGCTTGGAGCACGTCCGGAACTTCTTCGGCTGA
- the sufU gene encoding Fe-S cluster assembly sulfur transfer protein SufU, whose amino-acid sequence MKLDSMYQEVILDHYKHPHGRGLRDGDAEVHHVNPTCGDEITLRVKYDGERIADISYEGQGCSISQASASVLNELLVGKDVSEGQKIQETFLELMQSKGRIEPDDAMEEVLEDAVAFAGVSKYPARVKCALLSWMAWKDATAQALGESAERKTA is encoded by the coding sequence GTGAAGCTTGATTCGATGTACCAGGAAGTCATCCTGGACCACTACAAGCACCCGCACGGGCGGGGCTTGCGGGATGGCGATGCCGAGGTGCACCACGTCAACCCGACGTGCGGCGACGAGATCACGCTGCGCGTGAAGTACGACGGCGAGCGGATCGCGGACATCTCGTACGAGGGTCAGGGCTGCTCGATCAGCCAGGCCTCGGCCTCCGTGCTGAACGAGCTCCTGGTCGGCAAGGACGTGTCCGAGGGGCAGAAGATCCAGGAGACCTTCCTGGAGCTGATGCAGTCCAAGGGCCGGATCGAGCCGGACGACGCGATGGAGGAGGTGCTGGAGGACGCGGTCGCGTTCGCCGGTGTCTCCAAGTACCCGGCCCGGGTCAAGTGCGCTCTCCTGAGCTGGATGGCGTGGAAGGACGCGACTGCCCAGGCTCTGGGCGAGAGCGCCGAGAGGAAGACGGCATGA